Proteins from a genomic interval of Bos mutus isolate GX-2022 chromosome 15, NWIPB_WYAK_1.1, whole genome shotgun sequence:
- the LOC102268581 gene encoding olfactory receptor 5P76 has translation MTGFILLGLTNDPVLRIILFIIILFIYLVTICGNLSTIILIRISSQLHHPMYFFLSHLAVADVGYSSSVTPNMLVNFLVETNTISYPGCAIQLGSAVFFGSTECILLAAMAYDRFIAICSPLLYSTKMSTQICVQLLIVAYIGGFFNASSFTISFYFLHFCGPNRVNHFFCDFAPLVELSCSDISIPAVVPSFTAGSIIVVTVTVIAVSYIYILITILKTHSTEGRHKAFSTCTSHLTAVTLFYGTITFIYMMPKSSYSTDQNKVVSVFYMVVIPMLNPLIYSLRNNEIKGALKRAWQKNTFLVKPVIS, from the coding sequence ATGACAGGATTCATTTTACTGGGTTTAACAAATGATCCAGTGCTTCGAATCATCCTCTTCATAATCATCCTCTTTATCTACCTGGTGACCATATGTGGGAATCTCAGCACAATCATTCTTATCAGAATCTCGTCTCAGCTCCATCAtcctatgtattttttcctgagCCACTTGGCCGTTGCTGATGTGGGCTATTCATCTTCTGTTACACCCAATATGCTTGTAAACTTCCTGGTGGAGACAAATACTATCTCCTATCCTGGATGTGCCATCCAGCTTGGTTCAGCTGTTTTCTTCGGGTCAACTGAGTGCATCCTTCTGGCTGCCATGGCATATGATCGCTTCATAGCAATCTGCAGCCCACTGCTTTATTCCACCAAAATGTCCACACAAATCTGTGTCCAGTTACTCATAGTGGCTTACATAGGTGGTTTTTTCAATGCCTCCtcctttactatttccttctattttttacACTTCTGTGGACCAAATCGAGTCAAtcattttttctgtgattttgctCCTTTGGTGGAACTCTCCTGTTCTGACATCAGTATCCCTGCAGTTGTCCCCTCATTTACGGCTGGCTCCATCATTGTGGTCACAGTGACTGTCATAGCTGTATCCTACATCTACATCCTCATCACCATCCTGAAGACGCACTCCACCGAGGGGCGCcacaaagccttctccacctgcacATCCCACCTCACAGCAGTCACTCTGTTCTATGGGACCATCACGTTCATTTACATGATGCCCAAGTCCAGCTACTCAACTGACCAGAACAAGGTGGTGTCTGTGTTCTACATGGTGGTGATCCCCATGTTGAACCCCCTCATCTACAGCCTCAGGAACAATGAGATTAAGGGGGCTCTGAAGAGAGCTTGGCAGAAAAATACTTTCTTAGTGAAGCCTGTTATTTCATAG